In Idiomarina sp. PL1-037, a single genomic region encodes these proteins:
- a CDS encoding nucleoside-diphosphate sugar epimerase/dehydratase, with the protein MQLPRNVKRGIGLIMDIGSITVAMILAYLLSFDAIMPLRWSQWIILGGVVLGITLLAFIRFGLYRAVVRYVGFKVLSLVFFTVIFSGALLVVGALLMGISLPVSAVVNYVLIAFLLTGGSRLLVREGYQRVMSRQKDRVIIYGAGSAGRQLAQAISNGDEFHPVLFVDDDSGLQNTSVLGLKVIPPENIDKAIHELGVQRILLALPSTLRSRRRQILDALEALPVKVQTVPGMADMVNGDLSIDQLQDVRVEDLLGRDPVSPEPQLMEKHITGQTVLVTGAGGSIGSELCRQILKQRPKALVLYELSEFALYAIERELTQICQQQGIGAEIIPVIGTVQRRNRIETVLKAFTVDTVYHAAAYKHVPLVEYNMVEGVRNNVFGTWHTAEAAISAGVKQFVLISTDKAVRPTNVMGTTKRLSELVLQGLAQRQGETRFSMVRFGNVLGSSGSVVPLFKEQIEHGGPVTVTHPDITRFFMTIPEAAQLVIQAGTMGHSGSVFVLDMGDSVKIVDLARKMIRLSGLEERTEKNPHGDIAIEFSGLRPGEKLYEELLIGDNVEASDHSRILRANEQSLSWDEMEKLLGLLDDACQRFAIDELRQLLLDAPTGYAPADNQICDVIWNKHRTCSDDETDVA; encoded by the coding sequence ATGCAGCTGCCTCGCAACGTTAAGCGAGGCATTGGCCTGATTATGGATATAGGCTCAATAACTGTGGCTATGATTTTAGCATACTTATTAAGCTTTGATGCCATAATGCCGTTGCGCTGGTCGCAATGGATTATTCTTGGGGGTGTAGTTTTAGGCATTACGCTACTTGCTTTTATTCGTTTTGGTTTGTACCGGGCGGTAGTGCGTTATGTTGGCTTTAAAGTATTAAGCCTGGTGTTTTTCACCGTTATATTCAGTGGCGCACTGCTGGTAGTTGGTGCCTTGTTAATGGGTATTTCTTTGCCCGTGTCTGCTGTTGTGAATTATGTGCTTATTGCCTTTTTACTGACCGGTGGCAGCCGGCTTTTGGTCCGCGAAGGGTATCAGCGGGTAATGAGTCGGCAGAAGGATCGAGTCATAATTTATGGCGCGGGCTCTGCCGGACGGCAGTTGGCGCAAGCGATATCTAATGGCGATGAGTTTCACCCGGTGCTGTTTGTGGATGACGACAGCGGTTTACAGAATACCTCGGTGTTGGGGTTAAAGGTGATACCGCCAGAGAATATTGACAAGGCGATTCACGAACTTGGCGTTCAACGCATTTTACTCGCTTTGCCCAGCACGTTGCGCTCGCGTCGCCGTCAAATTCTGGATGCTCTGGAAGCCCTGCCGGTTAAAGTGCAAACCGTGCCGGGCATGGCCGATATGGTGAACGGCGACTTGTCGATTGACCAGCTGCAGGACGTTAGGGTAGAAGATTTGCTTGGTCGTGATCCGGTAAGCCCTGAGCCGCAGTTAATGGAAAAACACATTACCGGACAAACCGTACTGGTTACCGGGGCGGGTGGCTCTATTGGCTCTGAGCTTTGCAGACAAATACTTAAGCAGCGACCCAAGGCGTTGGTATTGTATGAGTTGTCTGAATTTGCTTTATACGCTATTGAGCGCGAGTTAACGCAAATTTGCCAGCAACAGGGCATTGGTGCTGAGATCATTCCGGTGATAGGCACAGTACAGCGGCGTAACCGTATTGAAACCGTGCTGAAAGCTTTTACCGTGGACACTGTATACCACGCGGCGGCTTATAAGCACGTGCCTTTAGTTGAGTACAACATGGTTGAAGGCGTGCGCAACAATGTATTTGGTACCTGGCATACGGCGGAAGCTGCTATTTCGGCTGGTGTTAAGCAGTTTGTGTTAATTTCCACCGATAAAGCCGTGCGGCCCACTAATGTCATGGGTACCACCAAGCGCTTGTCAGAATTAGTATTGCAGGGGCTGGCACAACGCCAAGGCGAAACGCGCTTTTCTATGGTGCGTTTTGGTAATGTATTGGGCTCGTCGGGCTCCGTGGTGCCGTTGTTTAAAGAGCAAATTGAACACGGCGGGCCGGTCACCGTAACGCACCCCGATATTACCCGCTTTTTTATGACCATACCCGAGGCTGCGCAGCTCGTGATACAGGCTGGCACCATGGGACATTCCGGCTCGGTGTTTGTGCTGGATATGGGTGACTCGGTTAAAATCGTCGATTTAGCTCGTAAAATGATCCGCTTGTCTGGCCTCGAAGAGCGTACCGAGAAGAACCCGCATGGTGACATCGCCATAGAGTTTAGTGGTTTGCGCCCGGGTGAAAAGCTATACGAAGAACTGTTAATTGGCGACAATGTGGAAGCCAGTGACCACTCGCGTATATTGCGTGCCAATGAGCAGTCGCTAAGTTGGGACGAAATGGAGAAACTGCTGGGGCTGTTGGATGACGCCTGCCAGCGGTTTGCGATAGACGAGCTGCGTCAATTATTGCTGGACGCCCCAACCGGCTATGCACCAGCTGACAACCAGATTTGTGATGTTATTTGGAATAAACACCGCACCTGTAGCGATGATGAAACCGATGTTGCCTGA
- the pgi gene encoding glucose-6-phosphate isomerase, whose product MIKNGPYLALDISYQKLSVDELLETAGKRLPEHFDDHRQQLCRGEYRNISEDRPVTHVLSRSVHAVAKQSNRKTRFVDTVQKLRSGRWLGSTGKPITDVVNIGVGGSDLGPQMGAFALREFADDAAVHDLQVHFVSSMDGGQLYAVLPIVDPETTVFIVSSKSFGTVDTFANVDTVRKWVEPQLTQEQWLANHVIGVSANVQGMTDYGIQPAQQFTFGEGVGGRFSLWSALGLSIALTTGIRPFERMLEGAKTMDEHFLGAPLEDNLPVLLALYGVYNREQLGINNLAILPYDGRLRMLPNYLQQLDMESNGKQYTAENEAIDYPTGPIIWGGFGPNGQHAFFQHLHQGYDQFTADFVTVLKREAPGFSEATRSGLAEQQRLAVANCLAHRRLMCEGSQNADSPSDHYPGGHPSNLLIMDELTPESFGALIAAYEHKVFTQGVIWGLNSFDQPGVEKGKKIAMDVLRVLDGESDESFDESTDAIIQRMR is encoded by the coding sequence ATGATAAAAAACGGACCTTACTTAGCTTTAGATATCAGTTATCAGAAACTTTCAGTGGACGAGTTACTTGAAACGGCGGGCAAACGCCTACCTGAACACTTTGATGATCACCGCCAGCAATTGTGCCGCGGTGAATACCGCAACATAAGCGAAGATCGCCCGGTAACTCATGTACTCAGCCGTTCCGTGCATGCGGTGGCCAAACAAAGTAACCGCAAAACCCGCTTTGTGGATACCGTGCAAAAGCTGCGTTCTGGCCGTTGGCTCGGCAGCACGGGCAAACCCATTACCGACGTAGTGAACATCGGCGTGGGTGGCTCTGATCTGGGGCCGCAGATGGGCGCTTTTGCCTTGCGAGAATTTGCGGATGACGCCGCAGTGCACGATTTGCAGGTGCATTTCGTGTCTTCAATGGACGGTGGCCAGCTGTATGCCGTGTTGCCTATTGTTGACCCGGAAACTACCGTATTTATTGTTTCGTCTAAGTCGTTTGGCACGGTAGACACTTTTGCTAATGTGGACACAGTGCGCAAATGGGTAGAGCCTCAGTTGACTCAGGAGCAATGGCTGGCAAACCACGTGATAGGCGTGTCGGCCAATGTACAGGGAATGACGGATTACGGTATACAACCGGCGCAGCAGTTTACCTTTGGCGAAGGCGTAGGTGGGCGTTTTTCGTTGTGGTCGGCGTTAGGTTTGAGCATAGCGTTAACCACTGGCATTCGACCTTTTGAGCGCATGCTGGAAGGCGCAAAAACCATGGACGAGCACTTTTTAGGCGCGCCGTTGGAAGATAATTTGCCGGTATTACTGGCTTTGTATGGGGTGTATAACCGCGAGCAACTGGGCATTAATAACTTAGCCATTTTGCCTTACGACGGTCGCTTACGTATGTTGCCTAACTATCTGCAACAGCTGGATATGGAAAGCAACGGTAAGCAGTACACTGCGGAGAATGAGGCCATTGATTACCCCACAGGCCCTATTATTTGGGGCGGTTTTGGACCGAACGGACAGCACGCTTTTTTCCAGCATTTGCATCAGGGTTATGATCAGTTTACTGCGGACTTTGTCACCGTGCTTAAACGCGAAGCCCCGGGCTTTTCGGAAGCTACCCGCAGTGGTCTTGCAGAGCAGCAGCGTTTGGCTGTAGCTAACTGTCTGGCGCACCGGCGTTTAATGTGCGAAGGCAGCCAGAATGCCGATTCACCCAGTGACCATTATCCGGGCGGGCACCCGTCTAACCTGCTGATAATGGACGAACTGACCCCCGAGAGCTTTGGCGCCTTAATAGCCGCCTACGAGCACAAAGTGTTCACCCAGGGCGTTATTTGGGGCCTGAACAGCTTTGACCAACCCGGCGTAGAAAAGGGCAAGAAAATTGCCATGGACGTACTGCGCGTACTGGACGGCGAAAGCGACGAGTCCTTTGACGAGAGTACCGACGCCATTATTCAGCGGATGCGGTGA
- a CDS encoding S8 family serine peptidase, whose translation MPIKQFKLTALSAAVVMGLAACGGSDDDNYAPTVSAEVAGEGMQWMAVHGQVNATDPNGDTLSYSASVVTPEGEDSPPGTVEISDDGSFVYTPMRAEPAVIDITVSDGELETSQQVTVENVKGDPLADQQWHLRNTGQTGFAMADSVFEAWRELRIAQGWTEEEAKAVYFFDESILVPGEDLNVAGAYQKGITGEGTISVVVDQGLAVDHEDLQMNVLPGRSINFIDGARDRTDPTVLGNGGDHGTSVSGLIAAKGWNGLGGRGVSPNASLIGMNYLGGPNTQTDRNMMMAHGMAGSGIGVNDNVVTFNRSYGSTAPVIFATDEIDETIVSYPTKELRNGLGALNIKSAGNSFISSGNWPEASEMCDAQQAGVIEGESRVFSCFDGNWDSSNASFYTLSIGAVNPDGSRSSYSTAGSNLLVAAPAGEYGDTEPAMVTTDQTTCTRGYASWAAYDSFMDTNGAFFADLGIDNFHERVYPFNNPMGEYNDSNLSCNYTNTFNGTSSAAPNTSGVVNLIAEANPNLNWREIRHILAATATQVDADDAPIELTVGDGTFVAHQGWVENAAGFSFNNLYGFGRPDAGAAVELAMSDSVELPELVETEWLETVLDTPVAVPDNNADGASIELTVEEDVTIEGMQFGLSVRNMAMAEAYMGMIPGTTAGSDIAIEVTSPAGTKSVIATSRTSLGAYLGLGSLGGDLDHIYHPSSPLLTNAFLGESSAGTWTIRVVDTNGQDRGTYLNNTENSLVDQVNVRLFGH comes from the coding sequence ATGCCAATAAAACAATTTAAACTAACGGCATTATCAGCTGCTGTTGTCATGGGGTTAGCAGCCTGCGGTGGCAGTGACGATGATAATTACGCACCAACGGTTTCGGCAGAAGTCGCTGGGGAAGGTATGCAGTGGATGGCGGTTCATGGGCAGGTTAACGCAACTGACCCTAACGGCGATACACTCTCCTATTCTGCGAGCGTTGTAACCCCTGAAGGTGAAGATTCACCTCCAGGTACCGTAGAAATTAGCGACGACGGGAGTTTCGTCTATACGCCAATGCGCGCAGAACCAGCAGTCATTGATATTACTGTCAGTGACGGAGAGCTAGAAACATCTCAGCAGGTAACTGTTGAAAATGTTAAGGGCGACCCTCTTGCTGACCAACAATGGCATTTGCGCAATACCGGGCAAACTGGTTTTGCAATGGCCGACTCGGTATTTGAAGCATGGCGTGAACTGCGTATTGCCCAGGGTTGGACTGAAGAGGAAGCGAAAGCGGTTTACTTTTTTGACGAAAGCATTTTGGTTCCGGGCGAAGACTTAAACGTTGCTGGTGCATACCAAAAAGGTATCACCGGTGAAGGCACCATTTCAGTTGTAGTCGACCAGGGCTTGGCTGTTGACCATGAAGATTTACAAATGAACGTTCTGCCAGGTCGCTCAATTAACTTTATTGATGGCGCAAGAGACCGAACTGACCCAACGGTGTTAGGTAACGGCGGAGATCACGGAACTTCGGTTTCCGGTTTGATTGCAGCAAAAGGCTGGAACGGTTTAGGTGGGCGTGGCGTTTCCCCTAACGCAAGCTTGATTGGTATGAACTATCTGGGTGGGCCAAATACCCAAACCGACCGGAATATGATGATGGCTCACGGTATGGCGGGCTCTGGTATTGGCGTTAATGATAACGTTGTGACCTTTAACCGCAGTTACGGCTCGACCGCTCCTGTTATTTTTGCAACCGATGAAATTGACGAAACTATCGTTAGCTACCCGACTAAAGAGTTACGTAATGGTCTGGGTGCACTGAACATTAAGTCAGCCGGCAACTCATTTATTAGCTCTGGTAACTGGCCGGAAGCGTCTGAAATGTGTGATGCACAGCAGGCAGGCGTGATTGAAGGTGAAAGCCGTGTATTCAGTTGTTTTGATGGTAACTGGGATTCGAGTAATGCAAGTTTTTATACCCTTTCAATTGGAGCGGTAAATCCCGACGGCAGCCGCTCGAGCTATTCAACGGCTGGCTCAAACTTGCTGGTTGCGGCACCTGCTGGTGAATATGGTGACACAGAACCAGCCATGGTAACGACTGACCAGACAACTTGTACTCGCGGTTATGCGAGCTGGGCTGCTTATGACAGCTTTATGGATACCAATGGTGCATTTTTTGCTGACCTAGGTATTGATAACTTCCATGAACGTGTTTACCCGTTCAATAATCCAATGGGTGAGTATAACGACAGCAACTTAAGCTGTAACTATACCAATACCTTTAACGGAACGTCGTCTGCTGCACCGAACACGTCGGGTGTGGTTAACCTGATTGCGGAAGCTAACCCGAACTTAAACTGGCGCGAAATTCGTCACATTCTGGCAGCGACTGCGACTCAGGTTGATGCTGACGACGCTCCAATTGAACTGACTGTTGGAGATGGCACTTTTGTTGCGCACCAGGGTTGGGTCGAGAACGCTGCTGGTTTCAGCTTTAACAACTTATACGGCTTTGGTCGTCCTGATGCAGGCGCAGCAGTTGAACTTGCGATGTCTGATTCGGTCGAATTACCAGAGTTAGTTGAAACTGAATGGTTAGAAACCGTATTAGACACACCAGTTGCCGTACCAGACAACAATGCTGACGGTGCCTCAATTGAACTTACTGTTGAAGAAGACGTAACCATTGAAGGTATGCAATTTGGTTTGTCAGTGCGTAACATGGCAATGGCTGAAGCTTATATGGGTATGATTCCTGGTACGACAGCAGGTTCAGATATCGCTATTGAAGTCACGTCTCCTGCCGGTACTAAGTCAGTGATTGCAACTTCACGTACGTCGTTAGGTGCATACCTGGGCTTAGGTTCACTTGGTGGTGATTTGGATCATATTTATCACCCAAGCAGCCCGTTATTGACTAACGCGTTTTTAGGCGAGTCCTCTGCCGGAACCTGGACAATTCGTGTTGTTGATACGAATGGTCAAGATCGTGGTACGTACTTGAATAATACGGAAAACAGCCTTGTTGATCAGGTTAATGTCCGTCTGTTTGGTCATTAA
- the cysQ gene encoding 3'(2'),5'-bisphosphate nucleotidase CysQ, with amino-acid sequence MLKEVKEIARDAGAAIMDIYRSDDFDVQKKADDSPLTKADLAAHKIICDGLRALDIQYPIISEESSDISWAQRKHWCRYWLVDPLDGTKEFIKRNDEFTVNIALIEKGVPILGVVYAPALNAMYTGERDRGAFLNDKVISVASRKSETLRVVGSRSHPSQETTDWLDALDKPYEMLGVGSSLKFCLVAEGKADIYPRLGPTSEWDTAAAHAVLGAAGGEVTTVAGAPLLYNQKEDYLNPHFIAR; translated from the coding sequence ATGCTTAAAGAAGTAAAGGAAATAGCCCGTGACGCTGGCGCTGCCATTATGGACATTTACCGAAGCGATGACTTTGATGTGCAGAAAAAAGCCGACGACAGCCCGCTGACAAAAGCGGACTTAGCCGCGCACAAAATTATTTGCGACGGTTTGCGCGCGCTGGATATTCAGTACCCGATTATTTCGGAAGAGTCTTCGGATATTAGCTGGGCGCAGCGTAAGCACTGGTGTCGCTATTGGTTAGTCGACCCGCTTGACGGCACCAAAGAGTTTATTAAGCGCAACGACGAGTTTACCGTGAACATTGCTTTGATAGAAAAGGGCGTGCCCATTTTAGGAGTGGTGTATGCTCCGGCTCTGAATGCTATGTACACCGGCGAGCGTGACCGCGGAGCGTTCTTAAACGACAAAGTTATTTCCGTTGCCTCGAGGAAGTCGGAAACCTTGCGCGTGGTTGGTTCGCGTTCACACCCTTCGCAGGAAACGACCGACTGGCTGGATGCTTTAGACAAACCGTATGAGATGCTGGGGGTAGGCAGTTCGCTAAAATTTTGCCTGGTAGCAGAAGGCAAAGCCGACATTTATCCGCGCTTAGGACCTACAAGTGAGTGGGATACCGCCGCAGCCCATGCGGTACTAGGTGCAGCGGGCGGAGAAGTTACAACCGTTGCCGGTGCCCCGCTGCTGTATAACCAAAAAGAAGACTATTTGAACCCGCATTTTATTGCCCGGTGA